In the Afipia sp. GAS231 genome, CACGCCCAGTCTGCCCGCGAATGCTGCGAGCAGAGAAGCGGCATTCCCGCCGAGAGCCGTCGCGCGCTCATTCCATTCCGCCAGGTCGACATAAGCAGTCAGGCTGGGCACAACGACGCGCTGATCGTTTCCATCTGTTCGCGGCGGCGGAGGTGACGCTGCGATCGACGCGGCGACCTGGCGGCGCTGGCGCCAGCCGATCCGCATCGCAGCTGCCATCGCTCGCACCAGCTCCGGTGTCGACGCGATGGTCTGCCGCGCATCCTCAAGCAGCGCCTGGCGAGGCGTGCGCGAACCGGGATCCGGATAGTCGAGGTTGCGCGGCGTCCCGCTGGCTGCATCGGCCATCGCCTGGACGATCCCAAGCCCATCCGCGAGGGTATGCGAAACGGTCAGACAAACCGCGCTCCCGCCGTCCTCGAATGGAAGTACGCCGATGCGCCAGCAGGGTCCGTACTCCGGGTCCAGCGGCAGGCTCGCGCGCTCCAGCAGCCAAGTGTTCAGATCGTTTCGCGGATGGGGGGATTCGGCGATCTCGATGTCTTCGGGCCCGCGACAGGCGACCCATCGATCGCGCGCGAAGGGCAACGGAGACCGCTCGACCCGTCGTCCCAGCAACCCGTATCCCAGACCACGGTGGAAACGGCGCAACCCATCGACATTTACCGGCCGGTTATATATCCAGTTGAACTGCACGATTGCCCCTTGGCCAAGTGCCCGCAGAGCGAGAAAGGAGGATTGGTCCATGTGCGCCAGTCGATTGTCCATCGCGTCCACGGTAGTTTATTTGCGTCGCGGTGCACAAGGCAGTGCGTAGACGAAGGTAGCTTGTTGTCCGTGGCCCAGTCTTCGCTAACCGCCGTGCTGCGCGAGCGCGCCAGCCTCCAGCCCAACGAAACGGCGTATACCTACGTTGACTACGACCAGGATCGGAAGGGCGTGCCGCTGACCTTGTCCTGGTCGCAGTTGTATCGGCGCGTGGTGAATCTTGGTGAGCAGATCAAGCACCGCGGGTCGGCCGGGGATCGCGTGCTCATACTGGCTCCGCAGGGCCTGGACTATGTCGTCAGTTTTCTGGGCGCGCTGCAGGCGGGACGTGTCGCGGTGCCGCTGTCGGTTCCGAACGGTCGCGTTCATGACGAACGTGTAGTTTCGGTGCTGGCCGATGCGTCGCCTTCTGTTGTGCTGACCACGTCTGCGGTGATCGACAATGTCAGCGCGTCGCTGCAGTCGCACCGCGGGCAATTCGCGCCTGCGATCATCGAAGTCGATCTGCTGGATCTCGATTCTCGTCAGCGAGTAACGAGCCCAAGAATTCGGGGCGCGAATGACCAGGCGGATTGCATCTATTTGCAGTACACATCCGGATCCACCCGGACGCCGGCAGGCGTCATGGTCTCCAACAAGAACGTCTTCGCCAACTTCAGGCAGATGATGGCCGACTTCTTTGCGGCCGAGGGCGGAGTCCTCCCGGGGGACAGCACCATCGTATCCTGGCTGCCGCTCTACCACGACATGGGCCTGCAATTGGGGGTCGTCTTTCCGATCCTGGCGGGTACGCCGACGTTGCTCACCAGCCCGATGGGTTTCTTCCGGCGACCTGCCCGCTGGCTGCAGTTGCTGGCGCGCAACGGTGGCGCGATTTCGGGAGCGCCGAATTTCGCCTACGAACTCGCGGCGCAGAAGACGTCCGATGACGACATGGCCGGGCTTGATCTCGGGGGCGTGCACACGATTCTCAACGGCAGCGAACGGGTGCAGCCCGCGACGCTCAAGCTATTCGCTGACCGGTTTGCGGCCTTCAACTTTGATCCAAAGGCACTGCGGCCGTCGTACGGCATGGCGGAAGCTACAGTGTACATCGCGACGCGTCGGGCGGCCAAACCCCCCGAGATCGCCAACTTCGACGTCGAGAAACTGGCTGCCGGCCAGGCGAACCGATGCGAAACCGGAAGTGGCACGCCGCTGGTCAGTTACGGTACTCCGGGATCGATGCTGGTCCGCATCGTCGATCCGAATACCAATAGCGAGTGCCCGGATGGAACGGTCGGGGAGATCTGGGTGCACGGCGACAACGTGGCTACCGGGTATTGGCACAAGCCAGAAGAGAGTCAGCGCACGTTCGGGGCAAAGATTGCCGACCCGTCCCAGCAAACCCCCGAAGCTCCCTGGCTGAGAACCGGAGACACCGGCTTCTTCTCCGATGGAGAGCTGTTCATCATCGGCCGCATCAAGGACCTGCTGATTGTCTACGGGCGCAATCACTCTCCCGAAGACATCGAGATGACGATCCGGGATATCACCGCCGGCCGCTGCGTAGCGATAGCCGTTCCCGACAAGGGCATCGAAAAGCTGGTCGTGGTCATCGAACTCAGGAAGCGGGGCGTCTCCGACGAGGAGGTGGACCGACTGCGCATCCTGAAACGCGAAGTCACGTCGGCAATTTCAGAGTCTCGGGGTCTGAGTGTGGCGGATCTGGTTCTGGTTTCGCCCGGCTCGATCCCGGTTACCACCAGCGGCAAGATCAGGCGATCTCAATGTGTCGAGCTGTATCGGCAAAACAAGTTCACAAGAGTGGATGCCTAGTGTCACGCTGGGGTCCGATAATCCGGCGATCTCGAATACGCTCCAGGTGAACTTTGTCCAATACGATCCCGTCTTTGAATCATTGCTTCGCTGGCCTGCCGGCTGCCGGCTTGCCAAGTCAAATCGGCTGATGCATAATTCGATGGAACCATGAGCGAGGACTGCGTCTTGAGCGACGATCATGAGCGCGGGGCGGATGACGACGCCGCGGAGCAATCGCAAGAGCCGACGCGACGCGAAGCGTTGGGTCGCTTTGCGAAATATACGGCGCCGGTGATGCTGGCCATGCTGTTGAGCGAACGGGCGGCCGCCATAAGCGGAACCTGAGCGCGATCTTGACGCATGGAGGATCGGGCGACGGCAGGTGCGACTTGGGCGCAATCCTGAGCGACGTTTACATGCGATTCTTCTGAGACTTTGTTCTTCTGAGACTTTGTGGCCGGGGACCCCGGCAGTGATGCTTCGAGCGAATCCCCGGGATCCGACCGGCTGCAACCGATATCCACTCGGCTCCTCCCAGGAACGCTAGGCGGAAACCCAGGGCGTTGAGGAACCCTCAACGGAGCTCTTATCAAATTGCAGGACGACATCCGACCGTCAGCGTGGGTACGCAAGTTTCCGATCGACGGCGGCCTGCTGCTTCTCGACATCAGTTCCAATTGCCTCTTCGCTTACAATGATTCGGCGCGCTTCGCGTGGGAATTGATCGAGGCCGGCCGGCCTGTTGAGGATTTGGAGTCCGAGTTCGAACGGGCGTGGGGAATCCCACGGTCGCGCGCACGAGCAGACCTTCGATTGATCCTTGCACAATGGCGCGCGCAGGGCGTCATCGCCGGCGCCGGGACCGGACCGGCTGCGGACGAATTTGAGTCTGGCGCCGTCGATGGATATCGCGGTGCGCCGGCGAGATGGGCCTCGGAATGGATCTGCACCATCGGCGGAATAGCGATGGCATTCGCGGTCGAGACCGATCTGCCTTCGGTCCGGCTGTTTCTCAGCCATCTGGAGACTCCAGGCGCGCGGCCGCAGACAAGAATCGAAATTAGAGGCAGCGTATCCACCGAGGCCGTGATCATCCGTGACGGATTGGAACGGATGCGCACCAGCAATCCGGGCCTGCTCATCGGCGGCCTGTGGCACTCAGTCCTCGAATGTATCCACCCGAATGTGCATTGGCGCGCGGTCATTCATGGCGCGGCCGTCGCGCGCAACGGCATTGGTCTCGCGCTTGCCGGGCCGTCCGGAAGCGGCAAGACGACGCTGGCGGCAGGTCTCGTCAGCCGGGGTTTCGACTATCTCAGCGACGACGCGGTGCCCGTATCCGAGCCCGACGGCGAGATCGTGCCGTGGCCGCTGCCGCTCAGCATAAAGCCCGGCAGCAAAGAACTTCTGAAATCTCGATTTCCGGAATTGGGGAACGCTCCGGCTTATTCCACAAAGGGCACCGAGGCGCGGCTCCTGGTCCCTGCCGCCGAAGTGTGGGACG is a window encoding:
- a CDS encoding AMP-binding protein, with the translated sequence MAQSSLTAVLRERASLQPNETAYTYVDYDQDRKGVPLTLSWSQLYRRVVNLGEQIKHRGSAGDRVLILAPQGLDYVVSFLGALQAGRVAVPLSVPNGRVHDERVVSVLADASPSVVLTTSAVIDNVSASLQSHRGQFAPAIIEVDLLDLDSRQRVTSPRIRGANDQADCIYLQYTSGSTRTPAGVMVSNKNVFANFRQMMADFFAAEGGVLPGDSTIVSWLPLYHDMGLQLGVVFPILAGTPTLLTSPMGFFRRPARWLQLLARNGGAISGAPNFAYELAAQKTSDDDMAGLDLGGVHTILNGSERVQPATLKLFADRFAAFNFDPKALRPSYGMAEATVYIATRRAAKPPEIANFDVEKLAAGQANRCETGSGTPLVSYGTPGSMLVRIVDPNTNSECPDGTVGEIWVHGDNVATGYWHKPEESQRTFGAKIADPSQQTPEAPWLRTGDTGFFSDGELFIIGRIKDLLIVYGRNHSPEDIEMTIRDITAGRCVAIAVPDKGIEKLVVVIELRKRGVSDEEVDRLRILKREVTSAISESRGLSVADLVLVSPGSIPVTTSGKIRRSQCVELYRQNKFTRVDA
- a CDS encoding PqqD family peptide modification chaperone translates to MQDDIRPSAWVRKFPIDGGLLLLDISSNCLFAYNDSARFAWELIEAGRPVEDLESEFERAWGIPRSRARADLRLILAQWRAQGVIAGAGTGPAADEFESGAVDGYRGAPARWASEWICTIGGIAMAFAVETDLPSVRLFLSHLETPGARPQTRIEIRGSVSTEAVIIRDGLERMRTSNPGLLIGGLWHSVLECIHPNVHWRAVIHGAAVARNGIGLALAGPSGSGKTTLAAGLVSRGFDYLSDDAVPVSEPDGEIVPWPLPLSIKPGSKELLKSRFPELGNAPAYSTKGTEARLLVPAAEVWDATAVKLRALIFPRFIAGTAPKQRSLSQFDAIQNLLIDRVWLGYPITEARVKSFLDWLDDTPAHAICYGTLDDAVQLVERAIA